The DNA segment TTATGAACCCGAATCAAAAATTCGTCCCCTTTCATCCCCGGCATCAATTGGTCTGAAACTACTACGGCTAAGTCTTTGCCTTCTTCATTCAGTTCATTGATTACTTCTAAGCCTTCTTCGCCTCCTTCGGCTAATAAAATCTCAAACTCTCTGCCAAGCCTATAGTTAATTTGTTCTTCTAAACTATCTAAGATGATTTTTTCATCATCAACACACAATATCGTGGGTTTCTTCATGCAATCTAACTTACAAATCTATGCCTAATTTTTTAAAAGCGATATTTACTTGTTGAATTAAATCATTTTCTCTCCAAGGTTTTCGGATGTATGCATATAGGTTAGCGTTATCCATTGCATTTTGGACTGCATCGGAATCTGCTTGACCGGTAAGCATAATGGTTACGGTTTCAGGATATTTGCTATGAACGTCCACCAAAAAAGTATCTCCCTTGACACGAGGCATGAGCCAATCTGAGATAACTAACACCATATCAAAACCATCAGCAATCAAGTCATCAATAACTTCCCAGGCTTCTTCCACACTTTCAGCAATTTCATACTGAAAACTATCCCCATAGACCTGATACAGTTGCTCTTGTAAACTGTCTAATACTATCTTTTCATCATCAACACATAAGATAGCTCTTTTAATTTTTCCCATAGCTTATGATATTTACGTGTGCAAATTTACGGATAATATTTCCAAAATAGAAAAATTAACGAATAATACTTCCCTGTATTGCTTCGGGGGAAACCAAAAACAATTGTCCGTTTGGATTTTCTGCCATTAATATCATGCCTTTTGATTCTATACCTCGAATATTTTTGGGTACTAAATTGGCGACTACGGCTACTTTTTGGTTAATTAGGGATTCTGGGGCGTAATGTTCGGCTATTCCGGAAACGATTGTGCGTTTTTCGTACCCAATATCAACTGTTAATTTGAGCAGTTTTGTTGCCTTGGGGATACGTTCTGCGGCGATAATTTGCCCTACTCGAAGGTCAATTTGCTGAAAATATTCAATAGGAATGCTGTTTTCTACGGGAGGATGAACCGGAGGTAGGGGTTTTTCCAGCTTCTTTTTTAAATATTGCTCTTGTTCGAGGATAACGGAATCTTCAATTTTCTCAAATAATAACTTTGCGGGGTTAAGTGTGGTTTCGGGTTTTAGCAAAATAAGGTCTTGGAGGTTTTTCCAGTTCATTGGTTTGGGGATAGCGAGCATTTGGGTCAAGGTGTTAGCTGTTTTGGGCAAAAAGGGTTCCATAACAATTGTTAGTCTGGCGGTTATTTCTAAGCAAGTGCGGATAACTTTGGCGGCTTCGGCAGGCTTTGTTTTGAGTAGTTTCCAGGGTTCTGTTTCGGTTAAATAGCGGTTTCCTTCCCGTGCTATGGCCATCATTGCTTGGAGGGCTTCTCGAAAGCGGTATTCCTGCATAGATTGGGTTAATTCTGCTTCTTTGTTTTGGATAACCGCCAGAAGGCTTTCGTTCAAGGGTGCATCGGGAACTTGTCCGTTAAAGTTTCTGTGGGTTATGACCATTACTCGGTTGATAAAATTCCCCAAAATGCCTACAAGTTCATTGTTGTTTCGGGCTTGAAAATCTTGCCAAGTAAAGTCGCTGTCTTTGGTTTCCGGCATAATTGCTGTTAATACATAACGCATAACGTCTGTTTTTTCAGGAAATTGTTCATAAAACTCATGTGCCCAAACTGCCCAATTTCTTGATGTGCTGAT comes from the Bacteroidia bacterium genome and includes:
- the metG gene encoding methionine--tRNA ligase, producing MNTRYTVTAALPYANGPLHIGHLSGVYIPADIYVRFLRSNEQDVLFICGSDEHGVAITIKAKQQGTTPQELVNHYHEILKKTFQDFDISVNIYHRTSDKIHHETAQAFFQKFYNEGKLDVQTSLQYYDEQEQIFLADRYIIGTCPRCQNTNAYGDQCEQCGSTLASNDLINPRSALSGITPVLKETKHWFLPLDHYQKFMEEWILNQHQDWKPNVYGQCKSWLSEGLKARAITRDMDWGIKPAVPDSEGKVLYVWFDAPIGYISATKAWALQQGKPEEWKKYWLKNQPEGESKLIHFIGKDNIVFHCIIFPIILLGHGEYILPENVPANEFLNLEGQKISTSRNWAVWAHEFYEQFPEKTDVMRYVLTAIMPETKDSDFTWQDFQARNNNELVGILGNFINRVMVITHRNFNGQVPDAPLNESLLAVIQNKEAELTQSMQEYRFREALQAMMAIAREGNRYLTETEPWKLLKTKPAEAAKVIRTCLEITARLTIVMEPFLPKTANTLTQMLAIPKPMNWKNLQDLILLKPETTLNPAKLLFEKIEDSVILEQEQYLKKKLEKPLPPVHPPVENSIPIEYFQQIDLRVGQIIAAERIPKATKLLKLTVDIGYEKRTIVSGIAEHYAPESLINQKVAVVANLVPKNIRGIESKGMILMAENPNGQLFLVSPEAIQGSIIR
- a CDS encoding response regulator, giving the protein MGKIKRAILCVDDEKIVLDSLQEQLYQVYGDSFQYEIAESVEEAWEVIDDLIADGFDMVLVISDWLMPRVKGDTFLVDVHSKYPETVTIMLTGQADSDAVQNAMDNANLYAYIRKPWRENDLIQQVNIAFKKLGIDL